A stretch of DNA from Oreochromis aureus strain Israel breed Guangdong linkage group 10, ZZ_aureus, whole genome shotgun sequence:
AGCAATATCCTCCCGACGCTGGAGCAACATAATTAAAACTTGTGTCAACTAGCCTACAATACATATCTAAGACTTGAAGAAGTCATATTTACTGTGTCATTCTCTGCATGTCATGATAGACATACAgtattgtaaaaaaaacaaaaacaaaaaaaccccaactgaaataaaaaaattagtGTAGAGATGATCATGGCAAACTTTTACATACAGCAAATCTTCACTATGATAACGTGTGGTTGTATAAAAAGCTGAATATGTTGTTTGGGgggagtgggggtgggggtgggtccTCATTaggaaaaaattaataaataaataggtgACAGATGGCACATGCTGTGCAGTCCAGCCAAATATAGATACAGATCAATGGTACAAAAAAAATTTCATCGCTCATGCTTATCCACAGTTGCACATTAGTGATTGTTCCACCACACCGAAAAACAGGCACTCAACACCCATCAACACAGACTGTGCAATATGGTGCAACTGATAAGACTGTGAGTATTGATCACCTCAAACAGAATGCTGGAACAATCTGCACAAAACATTGTATACGCTTAGGACAAGTTAAACCCTAATGTACTGTAAATAGATATGTACAACTCTATTGAAAATGTAGCAATTATTTCCATTTTCATACTTGTAATCAATACATATTATGTAGCATATATTGTATAAACATAACTTTGTTCACTTGTTTTTTCTAAAAGAATTAAGTACTTTATCTGCTGCAGCCAGTCCATGCATTACTTATAGTTCTACTAATAAACAGTAAGCCCTCTAAAGAAAGGCACAGCCCAACAGttgtttatttcaatttatgCAAGACTCCCTTTAAGCTGtgttattgatttatttatgcccTTTTTCTACatccatttttatttgtgtACAGATTTCAACAGCCCGTTGTCTTGACATTTTTGAATACTTGCTGCTATCTTGAACTACTGGTGTTGTTCACTCAACTATACAGTGTTACCATGAGAAACATTATTAATATAGTGCTTATTGTGAGATATTTGTTttgggtttatttttatttattattttggttttctttctttcttttgtttttcctttctgaAAGCCACGTGAAATGAAGTTCGTACCTTAAAGAGTGAGCCCGTCTGTAATAGTATTAAGGCGCTTGAATGTCtcttggttgttgttgtttttaatgataGTAAGCACCAAACTGTACAGTACAGTACACCCAGTGAAAAGAAGACCTATCTAAGTGTTTGAGAGTCACTACTtggcctttttttgttttagctcCACCTGCTCGTGTTTGAGGATCAGAGTCCGTTTTCAAGCAAACACAGGCCAGGTTGAAGGAAATGGGCAAGTGCAATGCATGCAGAGATTCCTTACACTGAAATGCTCCAATGATTCTTACTATTGTGCCCAATTTTGATTGCCGATACCAAGTAATCACCTTACTATGATTCCTTTTCACGGACTGATATGGAACCCTCGGTATCATTTCCAGAATAGTTTACAGAAGCTGTTGGTTTTGTGTGTCTTCTAAAAACAGTGGCCATTATATGAGTGCCATACTATATTGATATGGTAAGATACGGTGTACCTTGGAAATCACTGTAGTGCTATATTTGCATTGATATTGTCATTGAAAATAAATTTTATATAATGAACTTTACACAACAAACACatgttgttttcatgttttcacgCCACATTCTGTTGTGTCTTTGTGCATGTGATAATCCAGTCAGCTCTTTAAGATAACACATACATGTGATAGCCATTTGACTCAGTAACCCGTGACGTGTCCTTTATCatttggatttaacagggatTTCACATTTTAACCTCAGCCATGTGAAAATGAAAGCACACCCTGTTTCAGTTCTAAGGTTCCGTGTATCAGGACATTAAAAAATCATCTGGTCCTTACAAAGTTCTACAAGTATGTAAAAAGTGTGGACATACTGAGTGTGTCCACGTTTTTGACACTTGCTGTATAACTTCAGatgaaaaacacatgttgcacagtgtcattatttaatttttaacaaaatTAAGCTAAAATGTCAATCCAAAGCGAGTACCTTAGTACACCCTTACTGTTTCCATACTGATTATGAAgataagtagcagccaggtgctgctaatcgaATGCACTTCATTAACTAATCAtgagcaagtgtgagcacctctgtaAAAGCGGAGGTTTTGGTAGTTTGGAGCATTAAACCACAGGGCCTCTGGAATGATGTCCTTTGACAGAGGAGACTAAAGTGGACATATTGGTTGTAATGCACTGCACTGTGCTtagcaaaaaccaaacacagcaaatcAGCAgcaacacctcataccaactgtcaagtaTGGCGCTGAACAAGAGATGATTTGGCCTGTTCTCCAGTtacaggacctgggcaccttgcagttgTCGAGTTGACTATGAACTCATCTTTATaacaaagtattctagagtcaaatgtgaggtcatccatctgacagctaaagctccAGATTCTAATAAGTTATACGGAAATATTTAGAACTGAAAGTGGGTGTCTGTATATTTTTCATGTGTAAACGATGTTAATTATGTATATATAGggtttaatgtaatttttatgTTAACCTTTCAAAAAGCCTCATTCTCATTTACTGCTGttactaaaaggaaaaaaaactgaataaataaattctcCAAGGCTTTCATGACATAACTtgattcaaaaataaataaaagcctaATGCTTAATGGGACATAAATTAGCCACCTCAAGCGGACAGTGAATTCACCAACAGAGACACTTTACGGTCCATGAGGGATTATTAAAATTATTCTGTTGATTTTTCTTTGGATACGTGACGTCAAGAACCACTTAGCCAATAAAGGGATGCCCTAAGCCACCAAGCGATTTGCTCCGAGGCTTGTCTCTCGTGCATCAGGAGTGAGGATCCCGAGCAGGTGATTGGTCAGGCGGGTGGAGTAGGCGGGAGCTGCTGTGGATCAGGGCACGCGGGAGGAGGGTTAAGGCCTGCGCTGGCGCGTGCGTGTTAGGATATATGTGTGGCGAGCGGTGTGGCGCTTGTAGAGGGAGGCGGAGGGAGTGCTTTACCGCAGTATCACTACATTTCTGCACCACTCATCAAAACTCTGCGGCATGCAGACAAGAGCTGGGGGGGAGGGCAGTCACTAGGTCTGTTCTGAGTGTGAAACTGCTACCTCTTCTGTTGGCCTACCAGTCCTTCATATAATCTAGGCTACAGCAGtgcttttactttatttattttcatgcgGGCTCGTTGAGTGTTTAAGTCGACTTCTTTAATGCCGGTCTTCTTTCTGTAGGAGCAGTGATACGGcagggctctctctctctccttctctccccATCCCTCTGTCAGGGCAAAGTGCTTCAGCCCGGCGCTCAGTGTCATCAGGGCGCTTTTAGTTGAGCTTTAAAGCAGTTCGTTAGAAAATGGCAAAGGATGGAGAAAAAAGCGATTGGAAGGAGTTTCTATGGAACCCGAGGACGAGGGAGTTTCTGGGCAGAACGGCGAGCAGCTGGGGTAAGTGCTGTCCAGCTACGGCAATGCAGCAAACAGGGTCCCTCGGCTCTGTAACAGGTCTCTGCCACAGTGGTTTCCCCCTAAAGGTTCGCTAAGATGCTGTACGAGAGAAGTGAGCGTGTGTAACCATGACATGAATTTCGACCCTGCTTGAAGTTAGGCGATCATTTCCTTCAGGCGATGAGATGGATGTCGCTGTCCACTACAGGTTGGTGCTGAAATCTGACTGCGGCACCGCTCTTGTGGAAGCCAGCGGAACCCCTCCACCCCCCCAACTCCTGTCTACTTTAttaatttaatgtattttttctgcAATGCTTTCCCTGCGCATTGCGTCCAGCATAAGGGTGGAGgcatttggttttattttacatttggatAAACCCGATTACAGCAGCAttgctgaaaataaaaaggcTCCACTTTCTTGTAAAGTGCATGTAATCGATTCTTCTCTTCTGAAGAGTGATTTAGTTATAGCTATGACTTTCATTCTGCTGCAGAGGAGACTTTTTCTAGGAAAGCGGCTTACTGAAGTTGTACAGAGATTGGTTTGAATGCCCGTGGCTTCATCAAGTGTGTGTGCAACATGATGTCATTTATTTCCAGGCTTTTCCCCTGAGATGTTGAGCGACGATCAGGTCAAATCCTCGTTTTAACACGGTAGTGTTGCCATATACTGACACCTTTTCTGCTATACAAAGACCCTGCAACTAGTTCAAAGATTCATGAGATGACAGGGCGCATATGGCTCTGTTCTAATGACATTGGAGCATGTTTAATCTGGGTAAAGCCGAGGGCTAAATGCTATTTGTATCACCTCCAACTCGACCCCTCCCAGTGTGTGTAAATCAGTAAGGGATTTAATCCAAATCTAATGAGTTCATTGGCTGGAGAGGAAGGTATCAAATTCAGCGTGCTCTGgcaaagtaaaacatttttaggaaCTTGgattcattttcacattttcactgaAGATCTGAGCTCAGAGTCTTGAGTTTAGCACTCGAGGCTGAAACTGTGTTGAATGTAGTCTTTACTTCGAGTTTGaattttctgattatttttcatCAGTGCACATATATTATTCTTTCAGTGTGGGGTTGGGACTCATGGACTGTAGCTTCCTTAACTGGAATCCTCCCACAGTGTACAACTTAATCCAGCTCAATGTGCCCCAGGTGCTTTAAGGTCTGTTGGCCTTTTTAAGCTGTGCTCTCTGAGACTTGATAATTAGGCTATTTCTGGAGTTAGCCACTACATGTAGGTCTGCTAAACTTGGCTTTTCAGAGTAGCACTTTCTCATTCTCCTAGTGCTGTACATACTGTACCATTGCTTCCAACGTGCTGGCAACACGGCCTAATCTGCTTGCAATACAGTTTCTATGCCCTTACAGCTTGAACTGAAGAGGGGTTTAAACCTAGGTTTCCAGTCTCTTTAAGACATGAATGTGTTTCTCACTCTATAACTCTGCAGCACAATGCACATTCAAAGCATTAGATCAAAGACTTCTTTGAAGATGAGATGCAGAACACTTCCTTTTGTGTTCTGCTTTCTGTAAAGAGCTGTAATGATATGGAAATAGCCTTGATAAAGGAGAGCAGTGCTGCAAGTTTGTTGTTACACATGCCACAAGCTGACACAGTGAAACATGGTCAGACAACTAGCTCGGCTAATGAAGTGTTCTGGACCTCCCACTTCCAGAAACAGTGCACAATGCAACACAGGAAGAGAACCTCAAAGGGCCTCATGGTGAACAGAATCATGGTGCTGTTTGTTACTTTAACATTGTGTACGAGATAATTAACAGTGTTTGCCAGCGAAAGAGCCACAGCTCAAAGCTATCCACGCTCTCGCCAGACCTTTTCATTTTTAGTTCAGAGGTGCGTTTGATCAGCAAGTTGCAAAGCAATTAAACAGCATGTCCTCCCAATTAATTGTGAAAGAAAAAGGGACACCTCCTGCCATTATTACCGAAGAAAGAACAGGGTAGTGGACCATCCGAGCCTgtccttttgttcttttctttcaaccGCCGTCTGCATACAAAACCAGTGTGAAACAGAGACGCCTCACTGTCCATCATCAGCATGGACTGAGAGGGCAGGCTATAAACCCAACACCCTGTTTGCCAGGGGGGGAAGCCACCTTGCCTGCACGGTTGATCCCGTCTGGATGTGCGTACATTCGTTCTCCCCCTGGGTGGTGTCATATTTGTGGTTAGCACAAAAATCCCCCCACCCCCTTGATGACAGAGACAAACACTTTGCCACTTTTGTTGGGTCACAGCTTCTCTCTTGCTGCGTTGCCTCCAGGGTAGTTCATGGTCTGTGTATAATTAATAACTGAGCTTGTGTCTTTTCTGTGGTGTAGATGGGATGCTCATTGCCATCGCACTAAGGGATTTGTTTTTATTCGATTCTAAAACTTCAGGTACAGTCAGAtgaaaaatgcacacacaagcTGTACACACAAGCTGTAAATCATCAAGATACCCCTCTGCGATTGCCACCCCCCCTCCATCTCCCCTTGACATTTTGCCAGTCTGGCAGCGCAGGGAGACAAATGCGATGCTGAGCCCGCTGACTGAGGGAGTGAGCGCCACGCTGGGGGCCATCCAGCAGAGGTGCAGGGTCAAGGCACTCAGCTGCTTCCCAACAATGGCCTCAGGTGTCGATGCTTGAAATGGGGGATGCGTCACATACATGTTCTGTATGTGGACAGGAAGCAAACAGCTGCTTCAAATGTATCTGATGGTTCCAAGTTGGAAACATCGCCTCAGAAATGGTTTATGAATTTGTTGAtctcaaaaaataaacaattaaaagaTGCCAAGTTAGGATCTCCATCTGAAATCTCAGTATTTTTGTCACAAAAATGACAAagtaaagcattaaaaacaaacattattcaCATCCCTTCTTTGTATCAAATGTAATTATCATTATCAATATGCTCATACACAGTTATTAATAAACCTAGTCCCCTGACTCTGTGGCTCAGTCTCCGGGGCATCTTTATTTTCCCACTCCCTGTGTTGCCCTCTGTcattcttccttcctttctGTGGACAGGACAGTTCTATAATAAATTTGGTCGTCAGCCATGCACTCCTGCGTGGTTAGGTTCACTTTGTGTCATACTTATTTTTCAGTccatgcaaaaacacaaagaattcAAGGATTAATGTGCAGcttgtgttttgagtttatgttgataaaataaaataaaaacctgcAGTGGGCAGAAATATGGAAGGAAAAGCTCTGCCTGATCTGTACTAAGCACCTTCCACTGTACAGCCACTGGCATGTGTGCTAAAAATGAGTCAGTATTGAGTTATGGCTTCACATATGATTCAAACCCTGCTCTCCCCGGTGGATGTCTTCTGCTACACATATTGCACCACTGCTTCTTATATCCTACATGCACTTTGTGCTTTTTATGCTACCCTATACTGCATGCctgttattctttttaaaagaCCCATGATTGGACACAGTCTCCTATTGTGGTTTAGATGATCTAAAGCCTTAAAATAGAGCCCTGGGGAGATGCAGGACTCTAGTTCTCTCTCAGACCACTTGCATTACTTGCATTACAGTGAAAATGTGTTGCCTCCAGttattttaactttaaactATGATATTTTAAGCATTGCATCAAAAGGATGATTTGTTTcatgtgagtgagagagaaagagaggcagaTGTTGCAGATGCAGTGAAGCAATTTAACGAGGATTAACTGAAATCCCGTGGACATGTTTGGTTAGAGAGTGACGTAATAGACATGAACTACTTTCATCAATTCAGATGTGAGATTATTTGTACTTATTAAGTGTTTATGTGCTGCAATTATATGAAATGGACTTTGCTGAGGTGCAGATGTTAGTCTAATGGACTTTATGCATAATTCATAGATGTACTGTGGTGCATAGCAGACTAAATAATGTAatcatagcaaaaaaaaaaaaggcttaaaGGTTATTGGGGGTTTTTGCAGTGTATCAAACATACCTTTTCCATGcaataaacacataaacacaaattaTATTATGTTATATTTAGCCATCTATAGATGAAAACTTTTCAGCGATATCAATTTTGGTGCATGTGATCAGATGATCTGTTTACAACATCAACTGTCCAAATCTGATGATaaagaaattgttttgttttttttacatgtaggGCTACTTTCATGTCATTTTTTCCAGCTGCAtttacaaactgtgtgtgtactgtttgcttttttaaagctttgattGTTTAACAGTTTGTATGATATGATATAATATGATGCTTACTGTGTTTAAATTGATAGTTACCTGGAATTTAAAAGTAcaactttaaaatgtaaaactaggAAATACCTTGAAACTCAGTTGAATACCAAGCAAAATGTATATGAGAATTATCAGGGGAAAACgttgttttgtaatattttaatattccaTTTTTATTACTATTGCTTATATTAATACACCTCTATTTTCTCATTGTCTGCAGGCCTTATTTTTCTCTTCTATTTAATTTTCTACACCTGCCTCGCTGGCATGTTTGCTCTCACCATGTATGTCATGCTGCAGACCCTGGATGAACACACACCAACCTGGCAAGACAGGCTCTCCACACCAGGTGCAGAAACTATAGATACAAGCTGCATGAACACAGATCATGGTCTGTGCACTGTGTCATGTACTCCCTGCTGTCTCTCTTGTCACTCTCAGGCTTGGTGATTAGACCTCGGGCAGATGACACCTTTGAAATAGTCTATACTATAGAGGATACTGAGAGCTGGGACCTGTACGCCCAGGCACTGGACAAGTTCCTTCAACGTAAGTTTGGCTCTTGCCCTTTCTTATGTTGACTTGAAAACCTGTGGATTATCTACTAAGACAGAATGTTATGACATACACAGATAATCTCTTTATAGTTGGCTGATAGGAGAGCGTCTTGTACTGGGATCTTAGTTGATTATAAAGACAATTTcaccccacacacactctcctATTTTCCCTGCAGCCTACAATGATTCCCTCCAAGCCCAGAAAAATCACGAGTGCGCCCCAGACAAGTACTTCATCCAGGAGGACAGCGGTGAGGTGAAGAACAACCCGAAACGATCCTGTCAGTTCAACCGCACAGTCCTCCAAAACTGCTCTGGAATAGATGACCGTTACTATGGATACCGAGAAGGCCAGCCATGCATCATCATCAAGCTGAATCGGGTatgaaaggaaaagagaggGGAGTGAAAGGGATTGGTGTTGCTAGGAGACATGGAGTGACTGAGACAACCAAACTGGTCGGaaatgataaaaagaaaaaagtcactATCATAATTAAACTGACTGGTTTTTGCATTTATCATCATCCACTTTTGTTAAATCgcctaaaaatgaacaaaaaaatgttttctttcatttctcatCAGGTGATTGGTTTGCTGCCAGGAAAGGATAACCAGGCTCCGTATGTCACCTGTGCTGCAAAGGTAATCCTTTTTCGTCTTTCACAATCAGAGGCTTGACATAACAGTTTTATTCATAGCTATTGTGCCTCACGTCATCTGCAGTATTCCACCTGTCGTTTACCTCCATCTTCCTATCTTGGCTATcactgaattttttttcattgtgtgtttttcatgcTGTCTTGTCAGTCACGCCAGTTGTTTTTATCGCTgcccttttcttttctccatTGTGTTTCATTAACTTGTCCACTCTCAGAAATACAGAGTTGGCAAAGATCAATGGGTAAGAAAAAGTCCAGGACCTTGGTTTGGTACAGTTTAGATcagaggtgtcaaacataaagCCTGTGGGCAAGAAGAGGTCTGCCAAAGGGCCCAGTTTAACCCACTGGGTGGTTTTACAAAGTGTGTAAAAATTGTGAGAATATGAGTAGaatttttgcactttttacTCTATTTAGGATTATATCTCAAGACATATCTGTCTTCATATGACTTAGTCTGCCATATCACACTGACTTAAGATAGTTTAGTCATTTTTacgagaaaaaagaaaaaaaagtattgttGAAATTGGCTTTaaaaatttttatttacataggaTTCTACTTAACAGGTTATCTTAGTCACTATAAAATTTGACGCTGCGTTACCTTTCTCAAAGTTTGACTCCCCTGGTTTAGATTATATTTCTATATGATATATCTGTAGCAGTCGATCACATTGTTGTTTTGTATTTGCATTTTAGAACTAGATGGTAGATATGTAGGGGAAAGAAATTTAGAGAAAAGTAGACAAATGAAGCTCACCTCCACCTTATAAAGTGGAGATTCAAGCTATATAACTGATGAAGCCGTTTCACCCCCTCAGAAAGATGACGCTGATAAAATTGGAGAGTTGATTTACTTTCCTCCAAATGGCACAATCAACCCTATGTACTTCCCTTACTACGGCAAGAAAGCGCAGGTAAGAATGTGGTTTAAATTAAAATCTAATGTGCTGTAAACATGATAGCAATAACTGTTAAtaattaatgtgtgtttgtttacaaTTGTGCACACAGACCACGGAGTTAAACCTACTGGGTCCTCAGGTTTACGACGTCTTTGTTGATTGTTTTTGCAGGTGAACTACTCTCAGCCCTTGGTTGCAGTCAAGTTCCTCAACATTACTCACAATGAAGACGTGAACATTGAGTGCAAGATCAACGCCGAAAACATTCCCGTTGGAGGTGAAAGGGACAAGTTTGCCGGGCGAGTGTCTTTCAAGCTGAGGATCAACAGTAAAAACTAGGTTTACCCCCCTCCTCCGACCccaccctaaccctaaccctaacccccacCAGCCTCATCCCCCAAAACATACGGTCTTCATTATCAGCAACACTGCacatgcacagaaaaaaaaaatcacagtattcACACCCTTTGTAGGATTTGTTTACACCCCCAACCCTTTccaaccccaaccccacccTCCACCCCACACCTCTCCACAGATTTTTGTGGGAAATTCTTCGTCAGGTCGCGTGGCGAGACGAGGCGAGAACCAAAAGGGTGCTAATCCTGTCATTATTTCTGTgagcattcacacacaggttATTTTCCATCAGTTAGTTTGAGGTGATGTCTATTTATACTGCATGACAAACTAGGGGGCTATAAAGGACGTGGATGTGTGTTTCCAAAGTTTGCAAGGATCAGCAACTTTACCACTGTACTGCTGCTCCCCACCCCCCGCCACCCCGCTGCCTCCTCATAGAGTATCCCTCTAGATATGAAGATCCACAAATTACAATACCGAGCGTGTATATCTACAGTATTTATACAGCATAATAATAGTAATCTTACATCAGTGCGTCTATTTTGTTGCACTTTAAAAGAATATTCTGACAAACAGGATTGATGCAGAGATGATGCCATTTGCATGTGCGTATTGTCTTAGTATGCTACGAAGGCAGGAGACTCCTGTGTCCCACCTCTCTGCTTACATCTATAATAAGTTCAGCAACTGACCACCAGGAGGGACCACACCGTAATCTTTAAATCTCACGCGcagtgtgggtttttttcaaaatgtgatACAGTAAGAtgatcccccccaaaaaagaaggACATGAGGTACACAGTGCAGGTAAAGAAGAGTGAAGAGTGCAGGAGAGTGTGTGTTTTAGTTCATACTGTAGGTCGGGAAGTTGCATGCAATGTGCAATATTCATTAAGTGGCATACATTATGAATGCCTGTATCCATTCATCAGATGACTTCTATTAAATAATAATCATTTTGGATCATTTGATATTCACACTCATTGTGCAGCCTGAGAGTAGCTTGTGAAAcagatgatatatatatatttatatatgggGTGGTCATATAACACCTAAATTCTCAGTCGGTGACGGGGTAAACTGACCTCTAGCTTTGACTGCAGTCCAATAAGATAGCTGAATATCAtatgaaaatgacaaaatagACCTCTGTTCTGCACgaaaacacgaacacacacaaacacacagacaaaattcAATATTGCATTTTATTCCCAAAGTCAAACCAAGAGTTTCTTGCGTTtcagtttttaatattaatattcaaTCGATGTTTAGAGGAGCTGTATTATTGAGTGTATTGCATCTATTTTACTTGTATCAGAAATAGATgacattgtaaaaaaaattgtattgttTTGCACAGAAAGTGcgcttttattcttttctttttttgtgaagCTGACTTGAGTTTATTAATGCATTTCCAGTTTTGAAGGAAGAAGGATGTTgaaagttgtttgttttttgtctttagttttttttgggtagttttctttttccccattCATTCTCATTATCTTCACCTAAGGGATGCATCTGAGATACGAGAATGTATACTTTACCTCTTATTTTAAAAGACAGTCATCACTTGATTATTTTGAATGTTAGTTCAGTTTTGATTTGTAGGGCTAtagcaaattaaaaacaacatgaagATTTACTCCATTGACCACATAAGAAagatatgtttttgttaatttgtttcGATGTTGTTGTGTTCCCCAGTGTTGTATGAATCATACTGAAGGAAAACCCATCGTGATAACAAGACAACCAGTTTCAGCCTCCCAAAAAGTTAGATATATTCCTGAGTTTAGTGCTTGAGCTGTTTACTAAGCATCCATTTATTGTGCTGCACAGGAACACACATCTTCAGGAAACACCCTTAAATTATTGGCTAGAGAAATCTGTGGAGTCACACTTTTAAACTCGGGCACATTACCTCGGCACAGCTCCAAAACTGTTAGATCAGTTAGACTGTGATCCTGCCATGTCACTGCAGCAAATATAGAACACGAGCATCTGTTCACTCACATTAAGGTCTGGctgattatgattttttttttttttttttttttttttttttggaaggctgtgtgtttctctgtatgCCTGCAAATATCTTGCAGTGGTTTAAATAAGACTGCATCATCTGACAGAAGATGAAGGCAAGCCCATTAGATCCAAGGTGATTATCTGATCTATATTTGAGAGGTCATTTATAATGGATGATCAGCTCTAACAGTAATTTTCGTGAGTCCGCCACCCAGTTTGCATGCATTTCTCCTCTTACATTCCTGCAACATTTACTTAATTTCAATGTAATCTCTTAATCTGGTCAGCTAATCCAGAGCAGGCACGCTGAACTTCTTTACCCCACTCTgttgctcctcctcctcgtgTCAGGCGGCCGGTTCAAGGTTTAttcatttcttattttgttCACCACATTCACATTTCACTTTGTTTAGTTTGAATCACGTCACAACAAATAAAAGTGTTCCGCTTCACTGGCTAATTAGACACTCTTGTTTCACTCACGCATGTGAAGATGACTTCTTCAACCAAAGATCTACATGACAGTTAAAATTGAATTTCCGCTTGTCTGACACATCCCCAGCAGTAGATCAGAGTAAGGATCCCATGCAGAGATGCTGTAGGATCCAGCTGGAGGGCTAAATACCCTGTGATAATAAAAAGGCCTCCtcttatataataataatacgcACAAAGGAACTTGGTTCACCACGACATAACAGTGCCTCCTGGTGGACAGACAGTGTTGCTCCCCCAGTGTCACAGAATGTTATTTCCTGTTATCTCCATTTATCCGCTTTTTTTTCCCGTGATAATTTGGAAATGTCTTTGAAAAgcaatatatttatttcttgtGTGGCTATATGAATATTTACTGGAAAGGTTGTAACACAATCAGAGCGACGTGCATCAGAAACAGTAAG
This window harbors:
- the atp1b2b gene encoding sodium/potassium-transporting ATPase subunit beta-2b, with product MAKDGEKSDWKEFLWNPRTREFLGRTASSWGLIFLFYLIFYTCLAGMFALTMYVMLQTLDEHTPTWQDRLSTPGLVIRPRADDTFEIVYTIEDTESWDLYAQALDKFLQPYNDSLQAQKNHECAPDKYFIQEDSGEVKNNPKRSCQFNRTVLQNCSGIDDRYYGYREGQPCIIIKLNRVIGLLPGKDNQAPYVTCAAKKDDADKIGELIYFPPNGTINPMYFPYYGKKAQVNYSQPLVAVKFLNITHNEDVNIECKINAENIPVGGERDKFAGRVSFKLRINSKN